One genomic window of Malaciobacter molluscorum LMG 25693 includes the following:
- a CDS encoding bifunctional 3,4-dihydroxy-2-butanone 4-phosphate synthase/GTP cyclohydrolase II: MSATKRVEEAIEEIRKGNMVIMLDDEDRENEGDLVYAAALSTPEKVNFMASHAKGLICVSVTKETANKLKLNPMVESNTSSYETAFTVSVDAIDAATGISAGERDDTIKILANPVSKAEQLVRPGHIFPLIAKDGGVLVRTGHTEGSLDLCKLAGFNGEAVICEIMKDDGTMARRDDLDKFAKKHKLKQIYISDLVEYRLSHEKLVEEVHSEQTKFFNSNVIKKDFKDHLGNIHTAIIFKELEDVSHVKFHTVIPDIKLFMNSDKINSMLKTINFLESKGGILIFLSDGKSRKESQKDYGIGAQILNSLNIKKIKLMTSGGKHSFVGLQGFGLEIKEEIQIEG, encoded by the coding sequence ATGTCAGCAACAAAAAGAGTAGAAGAAGCAATAGAAGAAATAAGAAAAGGTAACATGGTTATCATGTTAGATGATGAAGATAGAGAAAATGAAGGTGATTTAGTTTATGCCGCTGCATTGAGTACTCCTGAAAAAGTTAATTTTATGGCATCTCATGCAAAAGGATTAATTTGTGTATCTGTAACAAAAGAAACAGCAAATAAATTAAAATTAAATCCTATGGTTGAATCAAATACTTCATCATATGAAACTGCATTTACCGTATCTGTAGATGCAATAGATGCAGCAACAGGAATTAGTGCAGGCGAGAGAGATGATACAATTAAAATTTTAGCAAATCCTGTTTCAAAAGCAGAACAATTAGTAAGACCAGGACATATTTTTCCATTAATTGCAAAAGATGGAGGAGTTTTAGTTAGAACAGGTCATACAGAAGGAAGTTTAGATTTATGTAAATTGGCAGGCTTTAATGGGGAAGCTGTAATTTGTGAAATTATGAAAGATGATGGAACAATGGCAAGAAGAGATGATTTAGATAAATTTGCAAAAAAACATAAACTAAAACAAATATATATATCTGATTTAGTAGAGTATAGACTTTCGCATGAAAAATTAGTAGAAGAGGTTCATTCTGAACAAACTAAATTTTTTAATTCAAATGTAATAAAAAAAGACTTTAAAGATCATCTTGGAAATATACATACTGCTATAATATTCAAAGAATTAGAAGATGTTTCTCATGTAAAATTTCATACAGTAATTCCAGATATAAAACTTTTTATGAATAGTGATAAAATAAATTCTATGTTAAAAACTATTAATTTCTTAGAATCAAAAGGTGGCATCTTAATCTTTTTAAGTGATGGAAAATCAAGAAAAGAATCACAAAAAGATTATGGAATTGGTGCTCAAATATTAAACTCATTAAATATTAAAAAGATTAAATTAATGACAAGTGGAGGAAAACATTCTTTCGTTGGTTTACAAGGATTTGGATTAGAAATAAAAGAAGAAATTCAAATAGAAGGATAA
- the pckA gene encoding phosphoenolpyruvate carboxykinase (ATP) — MPEIKNSLGLENVGKVYRNLDIDTLIAHAVNNEGAKVSSTGALMIDTGIFTGRSPKDKFFVNQDPSNKYISWGEINQPVTKDVYEDLLINSKKQLSNKDLYVTDVYCGSSLDSRKSVRFITEVAWQAHFIQNMFIVPQTQEELDNFKPEFTIYNSCKTIDKSYVSHNLHSEVYVVFNVEENCAIIGGTWYAGEMKKGVFSMMNYWLPLEGKLSMHCSANIGKDGDTALFFGLSGTGKTTLSTDPNRALIGDDEHGWDDNGIFNFEGGCYAKVINLDKDSEPEIYNAIKKGAILENVVCDENGEVDYKDASKTENTRVSYPIEHIENHAPTMSGGHPSNIIFLCADAFGVLPPVAKLTRDQAMYYFLSGYTAKVAGTERGITEPVATFSSCFGEAFLPLNPTVYAELLGEKIDKHNVNVFLVNTGWTGGPYGIGSRMSIKNTRACINAILDGSINNSDFETLSHFNLSIPKTLHGVDTEVLNPRNTWEDKQAYDEMAKKLAGMYIENFKKYLTLESEFDFTAAGPQI, encoded by the coding sequence ATGCCTGAAATTAAAAATTCACTTGGACTTGAAAACGTAGGAAAAGTGTACAGAAATCTAGATATTGATACATTAATTGCTCATGCAGTAAATAATGAAGGAGCCAAGGTTTCATCAACTGGTGCACTAATGATTGATACTGGTATCTTTACTGGAAGAAGTCCTAAAGATAAGTTTTTTGTTAATCAAGACCCATCAAATAAGTATATTTCTTGGGGAGAAATTAACCAACCTGTTACAAAAGATGTATATGAAGATTTACTTATTAATTCAAAAAAACAATTAAGTAATAAAGATCTTTATGTTACTGATGTTTATTGTGGTTCTAGTTTAGATAGTAGAAAATCTGTAAGATTTATCACTGAAGTTGCGTGGCAAGCACATTTTATTCAAAATATGTTTATTGTTCCACAAACACAAGAAGAGTTAGATAATTTTAAACCAGAATTTACAATTTATAATTCTTGTAAAACAATAGATAAATCATATGTAAGTCATAATTTACATTCGGAAGTTTATGTTGTTTTCAATGTAGAAGAAAATTGTGCAATTATTGGTGGAACTTGGTATGCTGGTGAGATGAAAAAGGGAGTTTTCTCTATGATGAATTACTGGCTTCCATTAGAAGGAAAATTGTCAATGCATTGTTCTGCAAATATTGGTAAAGATGGTGATACTGCACTATTCTTTGGACTTAGTGGAACAGGGAAAACAACACTTTCAACAGATCCAAATAGAGCTCTAATTGGTGATGATGAACATGGCTGGGATGATAATGGTATTTTCAACTTTGAGGGAGGTTGTTATGCTAAAGTTATTAACTTAGATAAAGACTCTGAACCAGAAATTTATAATGCAATCAAAAAAGGCGCTATTTTAGAAAACGTTGTTTGTGATGAAAATGGTGAAGTAGATTATAAAGATGCTAGTAAAACAGAAAATACTAGAGTTTCTTATCCAATTGAACATATTGAAAACCATGCACCAACAATGAGTGGTGGACATCCAAGTAATATTATTTTCTTATGTGCAGATGCATTTGGTGTTTTACCTCCAGTTGCAAAACTTACTAGAGATCAAGCTATGTATTATTTCTTAAGTGGTTATACTGCTAAAGTTGCAGGAACTGAAAGAGGAATTACTGAACCAGTTGCTACATTCTCTTCTTGTTTTGGAGAAGCATTTTTACCTCTAAATCCTACAGTTTATGCTGAATTATTAGGTGAAAAAATAGATAAACATAATGTAAATGTATTCTTAGTTAATACTGGATGGACAGGTGGACCTTATGGTATTGGATCAAGAATGAGTATTAAAAACACTAGAGCTTGTATTAATGCTATTTTAGATGGGTCTATTAATAATTCAGATTTTGAAACTTTATCACATTTTAATTTATCTATACCAAAAACTTTACATGGAGTTGATACAGAAGTATTAAATCCTAGAAATACTTGGGAAGATAAACAAGCATATGATGAAATGGCAAAAAAACTTGCAGGTATGTATATTGAAAACTTTAAAAAATATTTAACACTTGAAAGTGAATTTGATTTTACTGCAGCAGGTCCACAAATATAA